One region of Sphingomonas kaistensis genomic DNA includes:
- the copM gene encoding CopM family metallochaperone — translation MKFAIPIVLLVLTAAASPPGDAFSADMATAMKRMHHGMMRPASGDPDRDFAEMMIVHHEGAIDMAKIQLQYGKNEQLRRLAQGIIVEQQQEIATMQRILDEQTGRH, via the coding sequence TCTTTTAGTCCTCACGGCTGCGGCGTCGCCGCCTGGAGACGCGTTCTCGGCGGACATGGCGACCGCTATGAAACGCATGCATCACGGCATGATGCGGCCTGCGAGCGGCGATCCGGACCGCGATTTCGCCGAAATGATGATTGTCCATCACGAGGGTGCGATCGATATGGCGAAAATCCAGCTCCAGTACGGCAAGAACGAGCAGCTTCGCCGCTTGGCGCAGGGGATCATCGTCGAGCAGCAGCAGGAAATCGCGACCATGCAGCGCATTCTGGATGAGCAGACAGGCCGTCATTGA
- a CDS encoding YeiH family protein — translation MFARFALPFGPKSIAPGLLLCLAVTGAAYALQAGEVALLGKAWIEALVMAILAGALVRSLWTPGERWHQGIQFSAKTLLEIAVVLLGASVSAATILAAGWALLLGIVIVVGIAIAASFAIGWMLGLPTRMALLVACGNSICGNSAIAAVAPVIGADGDDVAASIAFTAVLGVIVVLALPFIGMALGLHEHGYGAFAGLTVYAVPQVIAAAAPMGAIAVQMGTLVKLVRVLMLGPVCVTLALLAPRLAPRSEPADAVIAGEAPSGKIPPLSKLVPWFILGFLAMVALRSLGLIPEALLAPLATLATFLTIVSMAALGLGVDVRTVAKAGGPVTATVVLSLVLLGAISFALLVAIGFA, via the coding sequence ATGTTCGCTCGCTTCGCCCTCCCATTCGGTCCAAAATCGATCGCCCCCGGCCTCTTGCTATGTCTTGCCGTTACCGGCGCGGCCTACGCCCTCCAGGCCGGCGAAGTCGCGCTGCTTGGCAAGGCGTGGATCGAGGCGTTGGTGATGGCGATTCTGGCGGGGGCGCTGGTTCGCTCGCTGTGGACACCCGGCGAGCGGTGGCACCAAGGGATCCAGTTCAGCGCCAAGACCTTGCTGGAAATCGCGGTTGTGCTGCTCGGCGCTTCGGTCAGCGCGGCGACGATCCTGGCTGCCGGCTGGGCCCTTCTGCTTGGAATCGTCATAGTGGTGGGGATTGCCATCGCCGCGAGCTTCGCCATCGGGTGGATGCTGGGATTGCCGACGCGGATGGCATTGCTGGTGGCGTGCGGCAATTCGATCTGCGGCAACTCGGCCATCGCGGCGGTCGCGCCCGTGATCGGCGCTGACGGGGACGACGTCGCGGCGTCGATCGCTTTTACCGCAGTGCTGGGGGTCATCGTGGTGTTGGCGCTGCCGTTCATTGGCATGGCGCTCGGGCTGCACGAGCATGGCTATGGCGCGTTCGCCGGTCTCACCGTCTATGCCGTGCCGCAGGTGATCGCCGCCGCCGCGCCAATGGGCGCAATTGCAGTGCAAATGGGAACGCTGGTCAAGCTGGTGCGGGTGCTCATGCTGGGACCGGTGTGCGTAACTTTGGCGCTCCTCGCGCCACGCCTCGCGCCTCGGTCCGAGCCGGCCGACGCGGTAATTGCCGGCGAGGCGCCCTCTGGAAAGATTCCACCGCTGAGCAAGCTGGTGCCGTGGTTCATCCTCGGTTTCCTGGCGATGGTTGCGCTCCGCTCCTTGGGGCTGATCCCCGAGGCCCTCCTCGCGCCGCTCGCCACCCTGGCGACCTTCCTTACGATCGTCTCGATGGCCGCGCTCGGGTTGGGTGTCGATGTCCGCACCGTCGCCAAAGCCGGCGGGCCCGTGACCGCGACGGTCGTCCTGTCGCTCGTGCTGCTCGGCGCAATCAGCTTTGCGTTGCTGGTCGCGATCGGCTTCGCCTAG